The Eubacteriaceae bacterium Marseille-Q4139 genome has a window encoding:
- a CDS encoding LTA synthase family protein has product MTKEEWIKRYEKIRPIIGILCLILAPCVSYALFEYVTGNLAQISFFMAALNVCWILAVYLLLFVISGSTRIAVPIGAAAFYAMSLAETFVVDFRARPIMIWDVMSVGTAMSVAGNYTFTISRPMAMAGVCTVLLAAVSIACPFRLKGKKVRLSAFFGGTAAVSAFVFWFYSFAIPHWNFTINMWEFTETYNEYGYVLSTAVSGQYLVKKKPEGYKTSVVTQLAEEYKEAEETEHDGRIQPVNLICIMNESFSDLRSAGDFETNQEYLSFYNSLSENTVKGKVIVPIFGSMTSNSEYEFLTGNSMSQLPTSCIAYQFLVRSNTPGLVETLKSQGYEAVAMHPYPADNWNRRECYANMGFDLFLDETAYEGSEQLRNYVSDRGDYEKLIEMVENKENPEDRLFLFNVTMQNHGGYEETHDNFNQEVWLTGELEGKFPKTDQYLSLMKESDEALEYLISYFEECEEPTMIVLFGDHQPSVEDEFFDIMAGRPSSEVPVSEKFMWYETPYLIWTNYESEAEETGHFSALYLSSEVLSRAGLSMTPYNRFLLEMKEEVPILHPFGCEDADGVFYTWPEITAAGSPHEERMLEYEYLVYNFVYANDTVDAMFRLN; this is encoded by the coding sequence ATGACGAAGGAAGAATGGATCAAGCGGTACGAAAAAATAAGACCAATTATCGGAATTCTGTGCCTGATTCTGGCGCCCTGCGTCAGCTACGCCCTGTTTGAATATGTGACGGGGAATCTGGCACAGATTTCCTTTTTTATGGCAGCGTTAAACGTGTGCTGGATCCTGGCGGTGTACCTTCTGCTGTTTGTGATTTCGGGAAGCACCAGGATTGCCGTGCCCATCGGGGCGGCCGCGTTCTACGCCATGTCCCTGGCGGAGACGTTTGTGGTGGACTTTCGCGCAAGGCCGATCATGATCTGGGACGTGATGTCCGTGGGGACGGCCATGAGCGTCGCGGGAAATTATACCTTTACCATCAGCCGTCCGATGGCGATGGCCGGTGTCTGCACTGTCCTTCTGGCGGCCGTTTCCATTGCCTGCCCGTTCCGGCTGAAAGGGAAAAAAGTCCGGCTTTCCGCGTTTTTCGGCGGGACAGCCGCGGTGTCTGCCTTCGTTTTCTGGTTCTATTCTTTTGCCATTCCCCACTGGAATTTTACCATCAATATGTGGGAGTTTACCGAAACCTACAACGAGTATGGCTACGTCCTTTCCACGGCCGTGTCCGGCCAGTATTTAGTGAAGAAAAAGCCCGAGGGCTATAAGACGTCCGTGGTGACGCAGCTTGCCGAAGAATATAAGGAGGCAGAGGAGACAGAGCATGACGGCCGCATCCAGCCGGTCAACCTGATCTGCATCATGAACGAAAGCTTTTCCGACCTCCGGTCCGCCGGGGATTTTGAGACAAACCAGGAGTATCTTTCCTTTTACAACAGCCTTTCGGAAAATACGGTCAAAGGAAAGGTAATCGTCCCGATTTTCGGTTCCATGACGAGCAATTCGGAGTATGAATTCCTGACGGGAAATTCCATGTCACAGCTTCCGACAAGCTGCATCGCCTACCAGTTTTTGGTACGAAGCAATACGCCGGGACTGGTGGAGACCTTAAAAAGCCAGGGCTACGAGGCCGTCGCCATGCACCCCTACCCGGCGGACAACTGGAACCGGCGGGAATGCTATGCCAACATGGGCTTCGATTTGTTTCTCGATGAGACGGCTTATGAGGGAAGCGAACAGCTCAGGAATTACGTCAGCGACAGGGGCGACTATGAGAAGCTAATCGAAATGGTGGAAAATAAGGAGAATCCGGAAGACCGGCTGTTCCTTTTTAATGTCACGATGCAGAACCACGGCGGCTACGAGGAGACCCACGACAATTTTAATCAGGAGGTCTGGCTCACCGGTGAGCTGGAGGGGAAATTTCCGAAAACAGACCAGTACCTTTCTTTAATGAAGGAATCCGATGAGGCCCTTGAATATCTGATCTCGTATTTTGAGGAGTGCGAGGAGCCGACGATGATCGTCCTTTTCGGCGACCACCAGCCGAGCGTCGAGGACGAATTTTTCGACATCATGGCCGGCCGGCCAAGCAGCGAGGTGCCGGTGTCGGAAAAGTTCATGTGGTACGAAACGCCGTATCTGATCTGGACAAATTATGAGAGCGAGGCGGAGGAAACCGGCCATTTCAGCGCCCTTTATCTCTCCTCTGAGGTGCTTTCCAGAGCCGGGCTTTCGATGACGCCTTACAACAGGTTCCTGCTGGAAATGAAGGAGGAAGTCCCGATTCTCCATCCCTTCGGCTGTGAGGACGCAGACGGCGTCTTTTATACATGGCCGGAGATTACGGCGGCGGGAAGCCCCCACGAAGAGCGGATGCTGGAATATGAATATCTGGTTTACAATTTTGTATATGCAAACGACACGGTCGATGCCATGTTCCGGCTGAATTAA
- a CDS encoding DUF5058 family protein — translation MSHLEAANSSVMAVLCGITILIVLLQPILFLAAAVKRGKELNMTKEEMKNAAVSSAVFSIIPSLPIIISYLILVPSLGRYFPWLRLSVVGSASYETMVANMAAEAFGLESITVENIPLDVFVSIVFVVTIGILGGNIFNVFFLKTYDKKVEKIKGENAALVPMITTAMFLGLYGTMAAPHLTNFSSIPALSAILVAGIAALLLGKLSTKVKRLKEFSFALSMVIGMLASCVVNAMLV, via the coding sequence ATGTCACATTTGGAAGCTGCCAACAGCTCGGTGATGGCGGTTCTTTGCGGAATCACCATCCTGATTGTCCTGCTCCAGCCGATTCTGTTTCTGGCTGCGGCAGTAAAGCGCGGAAAAGAACTGAATATGACGAAGGAGGAGATGAAGAATGCGGCCGTCAGCAGCGCCGTGTTCTCCATCATCCCGTCCCTTCCGATTATTATCAGCTACCTGATCCTGGTTCCGTCCCTCGGGCGGTATTTCCCGTGGCTGCGGTTAAGCGTCGTGGGTTCCGCCTCCTATGAGACCATGGTTGCCAACATGGCGGCCGAGGCCTTCGGACTGGAGTCCATTACGGTGGAAAACATCCCGTTAGATGTTTTCGTCAGCATCGTCTTTGTCGTTACCATCGGCATCCTCGGCGGAAACATCTTCAACGTGTTTTTCTTAAAGACCTACGACAAGAAGGTGGAGAAAATCAAGGGAGAAAACGCAGCCCTTGTTCCGATGATTACGACAGCCATGTTTTTAGGCCTTTACGGCACCATGGCGGCCCCGCACCTGACGAATTTTTCCAGCATCCCGGCGCTTTCCGCGATTCTTGTGGCAGGCATTGCCGCCCTTCTTTTAGGAAAGCTTTCGACGAAGGTGAAGCGGCTTAAGGAATTTTCCTTTGCGCTCAGCATGGTAATCGGCATGCTGGCATCCTGCGTCGTAAATGCAATGCTTGTATAG
- a CDS encoding amidohydrolase: MDNKELVIRAVEEKQDLIVDVSDKTFDFAETGFHEFKTAKLYEEVLKEEGFQVEMGLAGMPTAFKAVYGEGKPVIGYLAEYDALPELSQKGGLTKRVPTDDENPDGHGCGHNLLGAGTFAAALAMKAYLEKNPGKGTVVLFGCPSEEKGNGKTLMARDGIFDGVDVAFTWHPSDTNRVVTTSTLANVSVFFRFKGITSHAAAAPEMGRSALDAAELMSVGVNYLREHIISDARIHYAYRDVGGIAPNVVQGHSCVHYFIRAPKSWQVQEIYKRVIDVAEGAAKMTGTEMTYELYAGLSDFMPNHVVSGVLQEALEEIGAPAYGEEDFKLAHEFFYDTSTPEEIESKKAAIRRMFGAEIAEEYFEKPLDTRIAPLAFNGGIQAGSSDVGDASYVMPTAWLSTATATLGTPGHSWQMTSHGNTEIAHKAMLTAGKALALAGIKILENPELAEAAKKELHDETNGVYECPIPKEIGPRLNE, translated from the coding sequence ATGGACAACAAAGAACTTGTAATCCGTGCTGTTGAAGAAAAACAGGATCTGATCGTGGATGTCAGCGACAAAACCTTTGATTTTGCCGAGACCGGCTTCCATGAATTCAAGACGGCAAAGCTCTATGAAGAAGTTCTGAAGGAAGAGGGCTTTCAGGTGGAAATGGGGCTTGCCGGAATGCCGACGGCCTTTAAGGCCGTTTACGGCGAGGGGAAACCTGTCATCGGCTATCTGGCCGAATACGACGCGCTTCCGGAGCTTTCCCAGAAGGGCGGCTTGACGAAGCGAGTTCCTACTGACGATGAAAATCCCGACGGACATGGCTGCGGCCACAACCTGCTGGGCGCCGGAACCTTTGCCGCCGCGCTGGCGATGAAGGCTTACCTGGAGAAGAATCCGGGAAAAGGAACCGTCGTTTTGTTTGGCTGCCCAAGCGAGGAAAAGGGAAATGGAAAGACCCTCATGGCGAGAGACGGGATTTTCGACGGCGTGGATGTGGCCTTCACCTGGCATCCGTCGGATACAAACCGTGTCGTGACGACGTCTACGCTGGCTAATGTCAGCGTGTTTTTCCGGTTTAAGGGCATCACGTCCCATGCGGCCGCCGCGCCGGAGATGGGCCGGTCTGCCCTGGATGCCGCAGAGCTGATGAGCGTCGGCGTCAACTACCTGAGAGAGCATATCATTTCCGATGCAAGGATTCATTATGCCTACCGGGACGTGGGAGGCATCGCTCCGAATGTTGTCCAGGGACATAGCTGCGTCCATTATTTCATCCGTGCGCCAAAGTCCTGGCAGGTGCAGGAGATCTATAAGAGAGTCATTGACGTGGCGGAAGGCGCCGCAAAGATGACGGGCACGGAAATGACGTATGAGCTTTACGCCGGCCTTTCCGATTTCATGCCGAACCATGTGGTATCCGGCGTTCTTCAGGAAGCCCTGGAGGAGATCGGCGCGCCTGCTTACGGCGAAGAAGACTTTAAGCTGGCCCATGAATTTTTCTATGACACCTCGACACCGGAAGAGATCGAGAGCAAGAAGGCGGCAATCCGCCGGATGTTCGGCGCGGAAATTGCCGAGGAATATTTTGAAAAGCCGCTGGATACGAGAATCGCCCCCCTGGCCTTTAACGGCGGGATTCAGGCCGGTTCCTCCGACGTCGGCGACGCGAGCTATGTGATGCCGACGGCCTGGCTGTCGACGGCCACGGCAACCCTGGGGACGCCGGGCCACTCCTGGCAGATGACGTCCCACGGGAACACGGAAATTGCCCATAAAGCCATGCTGACGGCAGGAAAAGCCCTGGCCCTCGCGGGAATCAAGATTCTCGAGAACCCGGAGCTTGCCGAAGCGGCGAAGAAAGAGCTTCATGACGAGACAAACGGCGTGTACGAATGCCCGATTCCAAAGGAAATCGGCCCGCGCCTCAATGAGTAA
- a CDS encoding LysR family transcriptional regulator: MNLQKLQYIVEIEKRGSISGAAHALFVSQPYLSKILKEIEEEYRIIIFSRAKNGITVTDSGRLFLDMAKDLIASAEAFQKAFDERRDSFRLRVSSANTSHAMDAFLRMLEESPDSSLRFSYRETTLMDVVNDVCTNMADIGVILLNSSTRDTVLELLQLRRIACETLFDSGTYFVVRSGHPLLEKKEPFTMDDIYQYNFVLYPDMQDDKTHVLQSAYGDSSLNLINWNRVRQVVYVYSRAALHNILTHTDFIALGTAATREQEKDFGIVSLPLPSDIPPREIREDRKSLCYIYQKERELPAAAKRYIAFLEQCYGKDSDFGTQEKEKRGVSG, encoded by the coding sequence ATGAACCTTCAAAAGCTTCAATATATCGTAGAAATTGAGAAACGCGGTTCCATCTCCGGTGCCGCCCATGCCCTTTTTGTCTCTCAGCCGTACCTCAGCAAAATTTTAAAAGAGATAGAGGAAGAATACCGGATCATCATTTTTTCCCGTGCAAAAAACGGCATCACCGTCACCGACAGCGGGCGGCTGTTCCTTGACATGGCAAAGGATCTCATCGCCAGTGCCGAAGCCTTCCAGAAAGCCTTTGACGAGCGCCGCGACAGCTTCCGTCTGCGCGTCAGCTCCGCAAACACCTCGCATGCCATGGATGCCTTTCTCCGGATGTTAGAGGAGTCGCCGGATTCTTCCCTTCGGTTCAGCTACCGGGAGACTACCCTCATGGACGTTGTAAACGACGTCTGCACCAATATGGCTGACATCGGCGTCATTCTTCTGAACAGCTCCACGCGCGATACGGTTCTGGAGCTTCTCCAGCTCAGGCGCATCGCCTGCGAAACGCTGTTCGACTCGGGCACCTATTTTGTCGTCCGCTCCGGGCACCCGCTTCTTGAGAAAAAGGAGCCGTTCACCATGGACGATATTTACCAGTACAACTTTGTCCTGTATCCGGACATGCAGGACGACAAAACCCATGTGCTCCAGAGCGCCTACGGCGACTCCTCCCTGAACCTCATCAACTGGAACCGCGTCCGGCAGGTGGTCTATGTGTACAGCCGGGCGGCGCTCCACAACATCCTGACCCACACGGATTTCATCGCCCTGGGGACGGCCGCCACCCGCGAGCAGGAAAAAGACTTCGGCATTGTCTCCCTGCCCCTTCCGTCCGATATCCCGCCGAGGGAAATCCGAGAGGACAGAAAGAGCCTCTGCTACATCTATCAAAAGGAGCGGGAGCTTCCGGCCGCTGCCAA